A genome region from Arthrobacter sp. SLBN-100 includes the following:
- a CDS encoding dihydrofolate reductase family protein, whose translation MNSVTCDLTVSLDGFLAGPNQTPDNPLGEGGEDLHRWQFEEPEANAAALEGILAAGAYIMGRNMFAGPGPGPWDEDWRGWWGEEPPYHAPVFVLTHHPRPPLEMQGGTTFHFVNDGIESALARAREAAAGKDVAIAGGAETARQYLSAGLIDELRLHIAPLLLGAGERLLDGVGNLQLEPTEVSGTPLVTHIRYRVHELG comes from the coding sequence ATGAACAGCGTCACCTGTGATCTCACCGTATCCCTTGACGGCTTCCTCGCCGGCCCCAACCAGACCCCTGACAATCCCCTGGGCGAGGGCGGCGAGGACCTGCACCGGTGGCAGTTCGAAGAACCCGAGGCCAATGCCGCAGCGCTTGAGGGCATCCTCGCCGCCGGCGCCTACATCATGGGCCGCAACATGTTTGCCGGCCCCGGGCCAGGACCTTGGGACGAGGACTGGCGCGGCTGGTGGGGCGAGGAACCGCCGTACCACGCCCCCGTCTTTGTCCTCACGCATCATCCCCGCCCGCCGCTGGAGATGCAGGGCGGCACCACATTTCATTTCGTGAACGACGGCATCGAATCCGCGCTGGCCAGGGCGCGGGAGGCCGCGGCCGGAAAGGACGTCGCCATAGCCGGTGGGGCGGAAACTGCCCGGCAATATCTTTCCGCCGGGCTGATCGATGAGTTGCGGCTCCACATCGCACCCCTTCTCCTCGGAGCGGGCGAACGGCTCCTGGACGGCGTGGGAAACCTTCAGCTTGAGCCGACGGAAGTGAGCGGCACACCCCTGGTGACACACATCCGCTACCGGGTGCACGAACTGGGGTAA
- a CDS encoding dihydrofolate reductase family protein, whose product MGDPTGKAPAANLMVDLIISLDGYASAEGWPGWWGLEGPEYLAWLEEEGQKNYTFLLGANTYRLMSSMSQEAAGGGSEFSDNEGASLTGLAAVPKVVFSSTLKAPLTWPNSRLVAGDAVEAVAEMKLTAAGPMATLGSLSLSRSLLTSGLVDRFRLVLFPVITGRTGRERIYDSYPDVLLEMVNSRTFDGRLQLLEYIPTVLDGPPGTGVS is encoded by the coding sequence ATGGGTGACCCAACCGGAAAAGCACCAGCAGCAAACCTGATGGTCGACCTCATCATTTCTTTGGACGGGTATGCGTCCGCCGAGGGATGGCCAGGCTGGTGGGGACTGGAAGGCCCGGAATACCTTGCCTGGCTCGAGGAGGAGGGGCAGAAGAACTACACCTTCCTGCTCGGGGCCAACACCTATCGGCTGATGTCCAGCATGTCGCAGGAGGCCGCGGGCGGCGGTTCGGAATTCTCCGACAACGAGGGGGCCAGCCTCACCGGCCTGGCCGCCGTGCCCAAGGTGGTCTTCTCCTCCACCCTGAAGGCTCCTTTGACATGGCCAAACTCCCGGCTTGTGGCTGGGGACGCGGTGGAGGCAGTGGCGGAGATGAAACTTACCGCGGCCGGGCCCATGGCCACGCTGGGCAGCCTCAGCCTCTCCCGGTCGCTGCTGACTTCCGGCCTGGTGGACAGGTTCCGGTTGGTGCTCTTCCCGGTGATCACAGGCCGGACGGGACGCGAGCGGATCTATGACAGTTACCCCGACGTCTTGCTGGAGATGGTGAACAGCCGGACGTTCGACGGCCGGCTCCAGCTGCTCGAATA
- a CDS encoding FAD-binding oxidoreductase yields the protein MGSDRFDVLREQVRGQVIEEDDAEYEAARLVHNGMIDRRPAAVLRVSQVADVLAAVRFARGLGIEVAVRGGGHSAAGFGTVDGGLVLDFSARRGVRVDPVARTARVEPGATWADYNHATHGFGLASTGGIVGSTGVTGLTLGGGIGYLSRKYGLACDNLASADVVLADGTFVTASEAGNVDLFWALRGGSGNFGVVTSMEFRLHPVDMVHVGIMFFDAARGVDIGAAYREWIASEPEEMGAFLGFHQGPPVPFLPEEWHGRPVAVIAGMWTGDLDAGPAHWQTMLDAGPALGSFFSPMPYPALNVMFDGLNAAGLQGYWKADFLRTLSDDALRTAVEFAPGIPSIHTANHFYPIDGAVNRVAPEATAFAYRDVKFAPVIAGQWPEPAENANNIAWVRAYWAALHEYSEPGGYINFQDADDQSRIEDTLGSNYARLAELKAKYDPDNFFHVNQNIKPAVAGAAAVPSREQVSLQPEAAPAEALPSETAPPEAVPPEAAPTS from the coding sequence ATGGGTAGCGATCGGTTTGACGTACTCCGCGAGCAGGTCCGCGGGCAGGTTATCGAGGAAGACGACGCCGAGTACGAGGCGGCGCGCCTCGTGCACAACGGCATGATTGACCGTCGTCCTGCAGCCGTGCTGCGGGTGTCCCAGGTGGCAGACGTCCTGGCCGCCGTCCGCTTTGCCCGGGGCCTGGGAATTGAGGTCGCCGTGAGAGGCGGCGGGCACAGTGCGGCGGGCTTCGGAACGGTCGACGGCGGCCTCGTCCTTGACTTCTCGGCCCGCCGCGGGGTCCGCGTCGACCCCGTCGCGAGGACTGCGCGTGTGGAACCGGGCGCCACGTGGGCTGACTACAACCACGCGACTCACGGGTTCGGCCTCGCAAGCACGGGCGGCATCGTCGGCTCCACCGGTGTAACAGGCCTCACGCTGGGTGGCGGCATCGGTTACCTTTCCCGCAAGTACGGGCTCGCCTGCGACAACCTGGCCTCGGCGGACGTGGTTCTTGCGGACGGAACATTCGTGACGGCCAGCGAGGCCGGGAACGTTGACCTCTTCTGGGCACTCCGCGGCGGCAGTGGCAATTTCGGCGTGGTTACGTCGATGGAGTTCCGCCTGCACCCTGTGGACATGGTCCATGTGGGGATCATGTTCTTTGATGCTGCCAGGGGAGTTGACATCGGCGCGGCGTACCGGGAATGGATTGCCTCCGAACCCGAGGAGATGGGCGCCTTCCTCGGATTCCACCAAGGTCCCCCGGTCCCCTTCCTGCCTGAGGAATGGCATGGGCGGCCAGTAGCTGTGATCGCCGGCATGTGGACGGGCGATCTTGACGCCGGGCCTGCACACTGGCAGACCATGCTGGACGCCGGGCCGGCGCTGGGGAGCTTCTTTTCGCCGATGCCGTACCCGGCACTCAACGTCATGTTCGACGGGCTCAATGCCGCCGGACTTCAGGGCTACTGGAAGGCCGATTTCCTTCGCACCCTCAGTGACGATGCGCTCCGCACCGCCGTCGAATTCGCCCCGGGAATTCCCAGCATCCACACGGCCAACCACTTCTATCCCATCGATGGGGCCGTCAACCGGGTTGCGCCCGAAGCCACTGCCTTTGCCTACCGCGATGTGAAGTTCGCGCCGGTCATCGCCGGGCAGTGGCCCGAGCCTGCAGAGAACGCTAATAACATTGCCTGGGTCCGCGCGTACTGGGCCGCGCTCCACGAGTATTCCGAGCCGGGCGGCTACATCAATTTCCAGGACGCCGACGACCAGTCCAGGATCGAGGACACTCTCGGCTCGAACTACGCTCGGCTCGCCGAGCTCAAGGCGAAGTATGATCCTGACAACTTCTTCCACGTCAACCAGAACATCAAGCCCGCCGTTGCCGGAGCCGCCGCCGTTCCTTCCCGGGAGCAAGTGAGCCTGCAGCCTGAAGCCGCCCCAGCAGAGGCACTGCCATCGGAAACAGCACCCCCGGAGGCTGTCCCTCCTGAAGCTGCTCCGACTTCCTGA
- a CDS encoding Rid family hydrolase, with product MSPIQRLRPKGLVASPAFSHVAVVPPGATTIYVGGQNAVDANGSLVGAGDAAVQSARALANAKTALAAAGATLGDVVQWTVLFVDGADIAGGYRAIAAELASDEPALVTAALVAGLGVPGALVEISAVAAVLPSAAP from the coding sequence ATGTCGCCCATACAGCGCCTCCGCCCCAAAGGACTCGTTGCGAGTCCTGCCTTTAGCCATGTTGCTGTTGTGCCTCCGGGCGCCACCACCATCTATGTCGGCGGCCAGAACGCGGTTGATGCCAACGGTTCCCTTGTCGGCGCAGGCGACGCCGCCGTGCAGTCCGCCCGCGCCCTGGCGAACGCGAAGACCGCCCTCGCCGCGGCCGGCGCAACCCTCGGCGACGTGGTGCAGTGGACTGTGCTGTTCGTCGACGGCGCCGACATCGCCGGCGGGTACCGGGCCATCGCTGCGGAACTCGCGTCCGACGAGCCGGCTTTGGTGACCGCTGCCCTTGTGGCCGGGCTGGGGGTGCCCGGTGCCCTCGTGGAGATCAGCGCGGTCGCTGCCGTGCTCCCATCAGCGGCGCCTTAG